A genome region from Baekduia alba includes the following:
- a CDS encoding siderophore-interacting protein — MADAPRPARNRTPRLARVISKDQLTPHMIRIVFGGEGLDGFAVGEFTDHYVKLKIPAGDDQTRTRTYTVREWDATRGELTIDFVVHGDEGFAGPWAAAAQPGDTLAFNGPGGGYTPDPEAAWHLLVGDPSVIPAISASLARIPAGVPVHVLIEADGPDDEQALATPGDLHVNYTHGGPGSIVETIESYTFPDGPVSAFVHGEASTVRAVRKHLLVDREIPREAISASGYWKLTLTDEGWRENKAEWNRLAEQDVAAVAPSRD; from the coding sequence ATGGCTGACGCCCCGCGCCCCGCGCGCAACCGCACGCCCCGCCTCGCGCGGGTGATCTCCAAGGACCAGCTGACGCCGCACATGATCCGGATCGTCTTCGGCGGCGAGGGCCTGGACGGGTTCGCGGTCGGGGAGTTCACCGACCACTACGTCAAGCTCAAGATCCCCGCGGGCGACGACCAGACGCGCACGCGCACCTACACCGTGCGCGAATGGGACGCCACGCGCGGCGAGCTGACGATCGACTTCGTCGTCCACGGCGACGAGGGCTTCGCCGGCCCGTGGGCCGCGGCCGCCCAGCCGGGCGACACACTCGCGTTCAACGGCCCCGGCGGCGGCTACACACCGGACCCGGAGGCCGCCTGGCACCTGCTGGTCGGCGACCCGTCGGTCATCCCGGCGATCAGCGCCTCGCTGGCCCGCATCCCGGCGGGCGTCCCGGTCCACGTCCTGATCGAGGCCGACGGCCCCGACGACGAGCAGGCGCTCGCGACGCCCGGCGACCTGCACGTCAACTACACCCACGGCGGCCCGGGCAGCATCGTCGAGACGATCGAGTCCTACACCTTCCCCGACGGTCCGGTCAGCGCCTTCGTGCACGGCGAGGCGAGCACGGTGCGCGCCGTCCGCAAGCACCTGCTCGTCGACCGCGAGATCCCGCGCGAGGCGATCTCGGCCTCCGGCTACTGGAAGCTGACGCTGACCGACGAGGGCTGGCGCGAGAACAAGGCGGAGTGGAACCGGCTGGCCGAGCAGGACGTGGCCGCCGTCGCTCCGTCACGTGACTGA
- a CDS encoding sulfite oxidase-like oxidoreductase yields the protein MPPFTRGFHGRPRRPDVDPARVPPGQYVVEDFPVLSAGPTPRTPIDQWSFTIQGAVDAAQTWTWEELNALPQETFTVDIHCVTKWTKLGTAWTGVSVDTLLEGVGTEAEYVSVHADGGYTTNLPLEDLSDGKAWIAHTFDGEPLEPAHGGPARLVVPHLYFWKSAKWVRGLTLTVDDEPGFWELAGYNNYGDPWREQRYWGD from the coding sequence ATGCCGCCCTTCACCCGCGGGTTCCACGGCCGGCCGCGCCGCCCCGACGTCGACCCGGCGCGCGTCCCGCCCGGCCAGTACGTCGTCGAGGACTTCCCGGTCCTGTCGGCCGGGCCGACGCCGCGCACGCCGATCGACCAATGGTCCTTCACGATCCAGGGCGCGGTCGACGCGGCGCAGACCTGGACGTGGGAGGAGCTGAACGCGCTCCCGCAGGAGACGTTCACGGTGGACATCCACTGCGTGACGAAGTGGACGAAGCTCGGGACGGCGTGGACGGGCGTGTCGGTCGACACGCTGCTCGAAGGCGTCGGGACCGAGGCCGAGTACGTGAGCGTGCACGCCGACGGCGGCTACACCACCAACCTGCCGCTCGAGGACCTCAGCGACGGCAAGGCGTGGATCGCGCACACGTTCGACGGCGAGCCGCTGGAGCCCGCGCACGGCGGGCCGGCGCGGCTGGTCGTGCCGCACCTGTACTTCTGGAAGAGCGCGAAGTGGGTGCGCGGGCTGACGCTGACCGTCGACGACGAGCCCGGCTTCTGGGAGCTCGCGGGGTACAACAACTACGGCGACCCGTGGCGCGAGCAGCGCTACTGGGGCGACTGA
- a CDS encoding ferredoxin reductase, whose amino-acid sequence MVDETAHARTLALDVPGWPGHHAGQHLDVRLTAEDGYQAERSYSIASAPEDARVALTIERIDDGEVSPYLAGDVVVGDAFEIRGPIGGHFTWRASDGGPVLLVGGGSGLVPLMAMLRHRARAGSRADARLLVSARTVDDLLYRDELERLASAMDGLSITTTLTRGTPDGWKGHGRRVDAAMLGEVGPAASAAPKVFVCGPTPFVEAVADELVALGHGAAAIHTERFGPTGG is encoded by the coding sequence GTGGTCGACGAGACCGCGCACGCCCGGACGCTCGCGCTCGACGTCCCCGGCTGGCCCGGCCACCACGCCGGGCAGCACCTCGACGTCCGGCTGACCGCGGAGGACGGCTACCAGGCCGAGCGCTCGTACTCGATCGCGAGCGCGCCGGAGGACGCGCGCGTCGCGCTGACGATCGAGCGCATCGACGACGGCGAGGTCTCGCCGTACCTGGCCGGCGACGTCGTCGTCGGCGACGCCTTCGAGATCCGCGGGCCGATCGGCGGGCACTTCACGTGGCGGGCGTCCGACGGCGGGCCGGTGCTGCTCGTCGGGGGCGGGAGCGGGCTGGTCCCCCTGATGGCGATGCTGCGCCACCGGGCCCGCGCCGGGAGCCGGGCCGACGCCCGGCTGCTCGTGAGCGCCCGGACGGTCGACGACCTGCTCTACCGCGACGAGCTCGAGCGCCTGGCGAGCGCCATGGACGGCCTGAGCATCACCACGACCTTGACGCGCGGGACGCCGGACGGCTGGAAGGGCCACGGCCGTCGCGTCGACGCCGCGATGCTGGGTGAGGTCGGCCCCGCCGCGAGCGCGGCGCCCAAGGTCTTCGTCTGCGGCCCCACGCCCTTCGTCGAAGCGGTCGCCGACGAGCTGGTTGCCCTCGGCCACGGCGCGGCCGCGATCCACACCGAGCGGTTCGGACCTACAGGAGGATGA
- a CDS encoding UBP-type zinc finger domain-containing protein, translating into MSPTSCSHLDQIEITELPEEVAGCEDCLATGGVWLHLRICLTCGHVGCCDDSPGKHATAHAGATSHQLIRSLEPGEDWVWCFADSLGMRIPQITGQTRIPPSPMLA; encoded by the coding sequence ATGAGCCCGACCAGCTGTTCCCATCTCGACCAGATCGAGATCACCGAGCTGCCCGAGGAGGTCGCCGGCTGCGAGGACTGCCTCGCCACGGGCGGCGTGTGGCTGCACCTGCGCATCTGCCTGACCTGCGGCCACGTCGGCTGCTGCGACGACTCCCCGGGCAAGCACGCGACCGCCCACGCCGGCGCCACCAGCCACCAGCTCATCCGCTCCCTCGAGCCGGGCGAGGACTGGGTCTGGTGCTTCGCCGACTCCCTCGGCATGCGGATCCCCCAGATCACGGGCCAGACCCGGATCCCGCCGTCGCCGATGCTGGCGTAG
- a CDS encoding ATP-binding protein: MNPAVPVTLDDVRRVDLFDGLADAELEQWRAATQAFNVPAGEIIAEQDASARGLLLLLDGRTRMYKLADERYEPLGHMEAPTWMQAIAAITESPIGVRMQAETDCVIGLVPLGAFTDLAMSHRSVHRKIMQAIGPVTARLAAIDNDRERLASLGTMAAGLAHELNNPAAAVQRAAAQMADTLDVVMDVIASFVDAGIEREDAARLVELQREAVARAAAAEEQSTVDAADAEDEMLDRLEDLGVEEAWRLAEILAAADVDDEWLGAVARHAGPAATSKALAWIAATLSARGLAEELQESAARMSDLVGAIKTYSYMDRGEVVTVDVREGIKATIKVLGHKLKHTKIAVRKEFEEDLPKLAVHGSELNQVWTNLIDNAVDALGQDGTITIRARVEGPCVRVDIGDDGPGIPEAARRRVLEPFYTTKEPGKGTGLGLDTVRRIVEDRHDGSLGFETGPDGTTFHVWLPLPDATITNGVPKPATTEEPAP, from the coding sequence ATGAACCCCGCCGTGCCGGTCACGCTCGACGACGTCCGCCGGGTCGATCTCTTCGACGGCCTGGCCGACGCCGAGCTGGAGCAGTGGCGCGCCGCCACGCAGGCGTTCAACGTCCCGGCGGGGGAGATCATCGCCGAGCAGGACGCGTCCGCGCGCGGCCTGCTGCTCCTGCTCGACGGCCGCACGCGCATGTATAAGCTGGCCGACGAGCGCTACGAGCCGCTCGGCCACATGGAGGCGCCGACGTGGATGCAGGCGATCGCCGCGATCACCGAGTCGCCGATCGGCGTGCGCATGCAGGCCGAGACCGACTGCGTGATCGGCCTCGTGCCGCTGGGGGCGTTCACCGACCTCGCGATGTCCCACCGCAGCGTCCACCGCAAGATCATGCAGGCGATCGGGCCGGTCACCGCGCGGCTGGCGGCGATCGACAACGACCGCGAGCGCCTGGCGTCGCTGGGCACGATGGCCGCGGGGCTGGCGCACGAGCTCAACAACCCGGCGGCCGCCGTCCAGCGCGCCGCCGCGCAGATGGCCGACACGCTGGACGTCGTCATGGACGTGATCGCGTCGTTCGTCGACGCGGGCATCGAGCGCGAGGACGCCGCCCGGCTCGTCGAGCTCCAGCGCGAGGCGGTCGCCCGCGCCGCCGCGGCCGAGGAGCAGTCGACGGTCGACGCCGCCGACGCCGAGGACGAGATGCTCGACCGCCTGGAGGACCTTGGCGTCGAGGAGGCGTGGCGGTTGGCCGAGATCCTGGCCGCGGCCGACGTCGACGACGAGTGGCTGGGCGCCGTCGCCCGCCACGCGGGGCCGGCCGCGACGTCGAAGGCGCTGGCGTGGATCGCCGCGACGCTCTCCGCCCGCGGCCTGGCCGAGGAGCTGCAGGAGTCCGCCGCGCGCATGAGCGACCTCGTCGGCGCGATCAAGACCTACAGCTACATGGACCGCGGCGAGGTCGTCACGGTCGACGTGCGCGAGGGGATCAAGGCCACCATCAAGGTCCTCGGCCACAAGCTCAAGCACACCAAGATCGCCGTGCGCAAGGAGTTCGAGGAGGACCTGCCCAAGCTCGCCGTCCACGGCTCCGAGCTCAACCAGGTCTGGACCAACCTGATCGACAACGCGGTCGACGCCCTGGGCCAGGACGGCACGATCACGATCCGGGCGCGCGTCGAGGGTCCGTGCGTCCGCGTCGACATCGGCGACGACGGCCCGGGCATCCCGGAGGCGGCACGCCGCCGCGTGCTCGAGCCGTTCTACACCACCAAGGAGCCCGGCAAGGGGACCGGGCTCGGCCTCGACACCGTGCGCCGCATCGTCGAGGACCGCCACGACGGCAGCCTCGGGTTCGAGACGGGCCCGGACGGGACGACGTTCCACGTGTGGCTGCCGCTGCCGGATGCGACCATCACCAACGGCGTCCCCAAGCCAGCCACCACCGAGGAGCCCGCGCCATGA
- a CDS encoding FAD-dependent oxidoreductase, with protein MSSDAPERTRRPAIVAVDDEPAVLAAVARDLRRRFGEKYRVLRANSGEEALEVVRELVARGDQVAMLIADQRMPGLSGTEYLVEARKLAPAAKRVLLTAYADTSAAITAINEVALDYYLLKPWDPPEEELYPVVEDLLQTWESGAALEAGGVRVIGHRFSKPAHDLRDFLARNRVPGRWLDVERDGEARELLKVAGIAEDGLPVALLEDGSVLEKPTVYELAERLGVAAQPATDHYDLVIVGGGPAGLAAAVYGASEGLSTVMVEREAPGGQAGTSSRIENYLGFPTGLSGSDLARRATDQARRLGAELLTVQDAVSLEVEGTGRLVRLSGGGALSANTVLIASGVSYRKLDTPGFEELTGAGVYYGAALSEARSCAQQRVVIIGGANSAGQAAVYFSNWAAQVTMLVRADSLTKSMSSYLIEQIAALPNIDVRTGSVAAEAIGEDDHLKAMRIRHDDGTETVEPTDACFVFVGAAPRTQWLNDVIARDERGFILAGADARAAGWPLKRDPYVLETSVPGVFVAGDVRARSIKRVASAVGEGSMAVSLIHEYLAAA; from the coding sequence ATGTCCTCAGACGCCCCCGAACGCACCCGCCGGCCGGCGATCGTCGCGGTCGACGACGAGCCGGCCGTGCTCGCCGCCGTCGCCCGCGACCTGCGCCGCCGCTTCGGCGAGAAGTACCGCGTCCTGCGCGCCAACAGCGGCGAGGAGGCGCTGGAGGTCGTGCGCGAGCTCGTCGCGCGCGGCGACCAGGTCGCGATGCTGATCGCCGACCAGCGCATGCCCGGCCTGTCGGGGACCGAGTACCTCGTCGAGGCGCGCAAGCTCGCGCCGGCGGCCAAGCGCGTCCTGCTCACCGCCTACGCCGACACCTCGGCCGCGATCACCGCGATCAACGAGGTCGCGCTGGACTACTACCTGCTCAAGCCGTGGGACCCGCCGGAGGAGGAGCTCTACCCGGTCGTCGAGGACCTGCTCCAGACCTGGGAGTCGGGCGCGGCGCTGGAGGCCGGCGGCGTGCGCGTCATCGGCCACCGCTTCTCCAAGCCCGCCCACGACCTGCGCGACTTCCTGGCCCGCAACCGCGTGCCCGGCCGCTGGCTGGACGTCGAGCGCGACGGCGAGGCGCGCGAGCTGCTCAAGGTCGCCGGCATCGCCGAGGACGGCCTGCCGGTCGCTCTGCTGGAGGACGGCTCGGTCCTGGAGAAGCCGACGGTCTACGAGCTGGCCGAGCGCCTCGGCGTCGCCGCCCAGCCGGCGACCGACCACTACGACCTCGTCATCGTCGGCGGCGGGCCCGCCGGCCTGGCCGCCGCGGTCTACGGCGCCAGCGAGGGGCTGAGCACCGTGATGGTCGAGCGCGAGGCGCCCGGCGGCCAGGCCGGGACGTCCTCGCGGATCGAGAACTACCTCGGCTTCCCGACCGGGCTGAGCGGCTCGGACCTCGCGCGCCGCGCCACCGACCAGGCGCGCCGGCTCGGCGCCGAGCTGCTCACGGTCCAGGACGCGGTCTCGCTCGAGGTCGAGGGCACGGGCCGGCTCGTCCGGCTCAGCGGCGGCGGCGCGCTGAGCGCCAACACCGTGCTGATCGCCTCCGGCGTCTCCTACCGCAAGCTCGACACGCCGGGCTTCGAGGAGCTGACCGGCGCGGGCGTGTACTACGGCGCGGCGCTCAGCGAGGCGCGCTCGTGCGCCCAGCAGCGCGTCGTGATCATCGGCGGGGCGAACTCCGCCGGCCAGGCCGCCGTCTACTTCAGCAACTGGGCCGCGCAGGTGACGATGCTCGTCCGGGCCGACTCGCTGACCAAGTCCATGTCGAGCTACCTGATCGAGCAGATCGCGGCGCTGCCGAACATCGACGTCCGGACCGGGTCGGTGGCGGCCGAGGCGATCGGCGAGGACGACCACCTCAAGGCGATGCGCATCCGCCACGATGACGGCACCGAGACCGTGGAGCCGACCGACGCGTGCTTCGTGTTCGTCGGCGCGGCGCCGCGGACGCAGTGGCTCAACGACGTCATCGCCCGCGACGAGCGCGGGTTCATCCTCGCGGGCGCGGACGCGCGCGCGGCCGGGTGGCCGCTCAAGCGCGACCCCTACGTGTTGGAGACCAGCGTGCCCGGCGTGTTCGTCGCCGGCGACGTGCGCGCGCGCTCGATCAAGCGCGTGGCCAGCGCGGTCGGCGAGGGGTCGATGGCCGTCTCGCTCATCCACGAGTACCTCGCGGCGGCATGA
- a CDS encoding LLM class flavin-dependent oxidoreductase, whose product MELGLATFADLPAGTSPQQRMKDLLAEAKLADELGLDVFAIGEHHRPDYLISSPTVALGAAAAITDQIRLSSAVTVLSSEDPVRVFQQFAEIDLISGGRAEIMAGRGSFIESFPLFGKDLDDYDDLYLENLELLLALRDSEVVTWSGKHRAPLENAGVWPRPAQDPLPVWVAVGGSPQSVVRAASLGLPLTIAIIGGELERFVPLVELYREAWEAVGHDPADATIAINTHTYVGDADREFAPGYLEVMNRIGRERGWGPSGMAQFHALTSPGGALAAGSSEEVAEKILYGHELFGHQRYLGHMSLGSVAHADVLKSMEKFGTEVAPVVRAEVARREAATTTTTAA is encoded by the coding sequence ATGGAACTCGGTCTTGCCACCTTCGCCGACCTCCCGGCCGGCACGAGCCCCCAGCAGCGCATGAAGGACCTCCTCGCGGAGGCCAAGCTCGCCGACGAGCTGGGGCTCGACGTCTTCGCGATCGGGGAGCACCACCGCCCCGACTACCTGATCTCCTCCCCCACGGTCGCGCTCGGCGCCGCCGCGGCGATCACCGATCAGATCCGCCTCTCCTCCGCCGTGACCGTGCTGTCCTCCGAGGACCCGGTCCGCGTCTTCCAGCAGTTCGCCGAGATCGACCTGATCTCCGGCGGGCGCGCCGAGATCATGGCCGGGCGCGGGTCGTTCATCGAGTCGTTCCCGCTGTTCGGCAAGGATCTCGACGACTACGACGACCTGTACCTCGAGAACCTCGAGTTGTTGTTGGCCTTGCGTGACAGCGAGGTCGTCACCTGGTCGGGCAAGCACCGCGCGCCGCTGGAGAACGCGGGCGTGTGGCCGCGGCCGGCGCAGGACCCGCTGCCGGTGTGGGTCGCCGTGGGCGGCTCGCCGCAGTCGGTCGTGCGCGCCGCGTCGCTCGGCCTCCCGCTGACGATCGCGATCATCGGCGGCGAGCTGGAGCGCTTCGTGCCGCTGGTCGAGCTGTACCGCGAGGCGTGGGAGGCGGTCGGCCACGACCCCGCCGACGCGACGATCGCGATCAACACCCACACCTACGTCGGCGACGCCGACCGGGAGTTCGCGCCCGGCTACCTGGAGGTCATGAACCGCATCGGCCGCGAGCGCGGCTGGGGCCCGTCGGGCATGGCGCAGTTCCACGCGCTGACGTCGCCGGGCGGCGCGCTGGCGGCCGGGTCGTCGGAGGAGGTCGCCGAGAAGATCCTCTACGGCCACGAGCTGTTCGGGCACCAGCGCTACCTCGGGCACATGAGCCTCGGGTCGGTCGCGCACGCCGACGTGCTCAAGTCGATGGAGAAGTTCGGGACCGAGGTCGCGCCGGTCGTGCGCGCCGAGGTGGCGCGGCGCGAGGCGGCGACCACGACCACGACGGCGGCCTAG
- a CDS encoding DUF2510 domain-containing protein produces the protein MPSQHSLPRHHSPLPPLKTLGPGAAIGAVAGGALGLLLDSAVATALLALAGGLLVVALVAAVPDRKPRAPAAPRPAHPVATPTATLAVPPPGPDAPPGWYPDPDPEGDPNAGVRRLWDGERWTEHRWAPR, from the coding sequence GTGCCGTCCCAGCACTCCCTGCCGCGCCACCACTCGCCGCTGCCGCCGCTCAAGACGCTCGGGCCCGGCGCGGCGATCGGCGCGGTCGCAGGCGGCGCGCTCGGCCTCCTGCTCGACAGCGCGGTGGCCACGGCGCTGCTCGCGCTCGCGGGCGGCCTGCTCGTCGTCGCGCTCGTCGCGGCGGTGCCCGACCGCAAGCCGCGCGCGCCCGCGGCGCCGCGGCCGGCGCATCCGGTCGCGACGCCCACCGCGACCCTCGCGGTTCCGCCGCCCGGCCCCGACGCGCCGCCCGGCTGGTACCCCGACCCCGATCCCGAGGGCGACCCGAACGCCGGCGTCCGCCGCCTCTGGGACGGCGAGCGCTGGACCGAGCACCGCTGGGCGCCGCGCTAG
- a CDS encoding recombinase family protein produces MRPRKRSVPIATTPAPPLDPALAYLGAPDDRDAIVAACTELHLDVVAVAGGDADDHDALALALEAVAEGPASCLVVRRLGDLSDGDGGLATVLDRIDAGGVRLVALDVGLDTAAPAGRMALRRRPRREAPWLKVPEEPGDDAPPTAETAPTAEAATGEAVAPTPAPPAGTAEPVAEAPLTAPTEQAVAPPPAAAPTEQAVAPLPAAAPPPGFAAPLPAAAPPPTFAAPAQTFAAPPHPSFAAPAPPAAPAGPVAPTKPLAAIGYASAAGSKDGAAAAMCAQREAIARHCDGCPDLTLLELVGDRESTKDRKALDRPGLSHTLQRIAAGEVTCLVICGLDHLSRSVAELGQLLRWLDKMDVRLVALDLDLDTATESGRTTTRALAAVSAWERERLSERTKAGLAAARAKRHAGTGAAAQRTAAVHQRIAAMRADGMTLQAIADVLNAEGVPTQRGGAKWRPSSVQSAAGYKRPQHARSASRLPDATPAPTPS; encoded by the coding sequence ATGAGGCCCAGGAAGCGTTCTGTCCCAATCGCGACCACGCCCGCTCCGCCGCTCGATCCCGCGCTCGCGTACCTCGGCGCGCCCGACGATCGCGATGCGATCGTGGCCGCGTGCACCGAGCTCCACCTCGACGTCGTCGCGGTCGCCGGCGGTGACGCCGACGACCACGACGCCCTCGCGCTCGCGCTCGAAGCGGTCGCCGAAGGCCCCGCGTCCTGCCTGGTCGTGCGCCGTCTCGGCGACCTGTCGGACGGCGACGGCGGCCTCGCCACCGTGCTGGACCGCATCGACGCCGGCGGCGTCCGCCTCGTCGCCCTCGACGTCGGCCTCGACACCGCCGCGCCCGCCGGCCGCATGGCCCTGCGCCGCCGCCCGCGGCGTGAAGCGCCGTGGCTGAAGGTGCCGGAGGAGCCGGGCGACGACGCGCCGCCGACCGCGGAGACGGCGCCGACCGCGGAGGCAGCGACGGGGGAAGCGGTCGCGCCGACCCCGGCGCCGCCCGCTGGGACGGCAGAGCCGGTCGCGGAGGCACCGCTCACCGCGCCGACGGAGCAGGCCGTCGCGCCACCGCCCGCCGCCGCGCCGACGGAGCAGGCCGTCGCGCCACTACCCGCCGCTGCTCCGCCGCCCGGCTTCGCTGCGCCACTGCCCGCCGCCGCGCCGCCGCCCACCTTTGCCGCGCCGGCGCAGACCTTCGCCGCGCCGCCGCACCCGAGCTTCGCCGCGCCGGCCCCGCCCGCCGCCCCCGCTGGGCCCGTCGCCCCGACCAAGCCCCTCGCGGCCATCGGCTACGCCTCGGCGGCCGGCAGCAAGGACGGCGCCGCCGCCGCGATGTGCGCCCAGCGGGAGGCGATCGCGCGGCATTGCGACGGGTGCCCGGACCTCACGCTGCTGGAGCTGGTCGGCGACCGCGAGTCCACCAAGGACCGCAAGGCGCTCGACCGGCCCGGCCTCTCGCACACGCTGCAGCGGATCGCCGCCGGCGAAGTCACGTGCCTCGTCATCTGCGGCCTGGACCACCTCTCCCGCTCGGTCGCCGAGCTCGGGCAGCTGCTGCGCTGGCTGGACAAGATGGACGTCCGGCTCGTCGCGCTCGACCTCGACCTCGACACCGCGACGGAGTCCGGCCGGACGACGACGAGGGCGCTGGCCGCCGTGTCGGCCTGGGAGCGGGAGCGGCTGTCGGAGCGGACTAAGGCCGGGCTCGCCGCGGCCCGCGCCAAGCGCCACGCCGGCACCGGCGCGGCCGCGCAGCGCACCGCGGCCGTCCACCAGCGGATCGCCGCGATGCGCGCCGACGGCATGACGCTGCAGGCGATCGCCGACGTCCTCAACGCCGAGGGCGTCCCGACGCAGCGCGGCGGCGCGAAGTGGCGGCCGTCGTCGGTCCAGTCCGCCGCCGGCTACAAGCGCCCGCAGCACGCGCGCTCGGCCAGCCGGCTCCCGGACGCGACCCCGGCGCCGACGCCCTCCTAG
- a CDS encoding PKD domain-containing protein, translated as MGRERGILALGASLALTWALVAAPAALATPPTVDFSAAPTTARVSQSIGFTAAASGNDGATIASLAWSFGDGATGGGASTAHAYGATGDYGVTLTATDSNGETASASHGVHVVGNPTASFSFGPNVPNVGDTVSFDGRASGDPGGAIQSYAWAFGDGATGAGAQPSHAYATAGDKAVTLTITAALDGRTASTSKTVHVNVPPKASFVFAAVNAPAGQDPFTPVLNQQVAFSAQGSNDPDGSVTSWAWDLGTGTFGAPSAVSWLITSFTTAGKKDIRLKVTDNGGATTTTTTSFRINTPPIAAFDVAPAAPETGDTVTFSSTASDPDGVADLGSTSWDLNGDGTYGDATGPTAKAVYLTAGTYTIGEKVTDKGGAATTTTKALNVVGPPEPPPTGDPGDTGTPPTVVSSPGAPVVLGPTPPTAGSSGKPAATAAASASASSAPKIVLKGLRGVRVQLAGSVTASRTRITKIMVSGPEGARVVVRCRGGGCPGGKALRKTMGTSGQLRVKALERTLRAGATVTVSLAKPGYATKRIVLTMRRGKAPARAESCLIPGADGKSKSEPCPAA; from the coding sequence GTGGGACGTGAGCGAGGCATCCTGGCGCTGGGCGCGAGCCTGGCGCTCACCTGGGCGCTCGTCGCCGCGCCGGCGGCGCTGGCGACGCCGCCGACCGTGGACTTCAGCGCCGCGCCGACCACGGCGCGCGTAAGCCAGAGCATCGGCTTCACCGCGGCGGCCAGCGGCAACGACGGGGCGACGATCGCGTCGCTGGCGTGGTCGTTCGGCGACGGCGCGACAGGCGGCGGCGCCTCCACGGCGCACGCCTACGGCGCGACCGGCGACTACGGCGTGACGCTGACGGCGACCGACTCCAACGGCGAGACGGCGAGCGCGTCGCACGGCGTGCACGTGGTCGGCAACCCGACCGCGTCGTTCTCCTTCGGCCCCAACGTGCCGAACGTCGGCGACACCGTGTCCTTCGACGGGCGCGCGTCCGGCGACCCGGGCGGGGCGATCCAGTCCTACGCCTGGGCGTTCGGCGACGGCGCGACCGGCGCGGGCGCGCAGCCTTCCCACGCCTACGCGACGGCGGGCGACAAGGCCGTGACGCTGACGATCACCGCGGCGCTCGACGGCCGCACCGCGTCGACGTCGAAGACCGTGCACGTCAACGTGCCGCCGAAGGCGTCGTTCGTCTTCGCCGCGGTCAACGCGCCTGCGGGGCAGGACCCGTTCACGCCGGTCCTCAACCAGCAGGTCGCGTTCAGCGCGCAGGGCTCGAACGACCCCGACGGCTCGGTGACGAGCTGGGCGTGGGACCTCGGGACCGGGACGTTCGGGGCGCCTTCGGCCGTGTCGTGGCTGATCACGTCGTTCACCACCGCGGGCAAGAAGGACATCAGGTTGAAGGTGACCGACAACGGCGGCGCGACGACGACGACCACCACGTCATTCCGCATCAACACGCCACCCATCGCGGCGTTCGACGTCGCGCCGGCCGCGCCGGAGACCGGCGACACCGTCACGTTCTCCTCGACGGCGTCGGATCCCGACGGCGTCGCGGACCTCGGCTCGACGTCGTGGGACCTCAACGGCGACGGCACCTACGGCGACGCGACGGGGCCGACGGCCAAGGCGGTGTACCTGACCGCCGGCACGTACACGATCGGCGAGAAGGTGACCGACAAGGGCGGCGCCGCGACGACGACCACCAAGGCCCTCAACGTGGTCGGGCCGCCGGAGCCGCCGCCGACCGGGGACCCGGGTGACACCGGGACGCCGCCCACGGTCGTGTCCTCGCCGGGCGCGCCGGTCGTGCTCGGTCCCACGCCGCCGACCGCCGGCTCGTCGGGCAAGCCGGCCGCGACGGCCGCGGCGTCCGCCTCGGCCTCGTCGGCGCCCAAGATCGTGCTGAAGGGCCTGCGGGGCGTCCGCGTCCAGCTCGCCGGCAGCGTGACGGCGAGCCGTACCCGGATCACCAAGATCATGGTGTCGGGCCCAGAGGGCGCGCGGGTCGTGGTCCGCTGCCGCGGCGGCGGATGCCCGGGCGGCAAGGCGCTGCGCAAGACGATGGGCACGTCCGGGCAGCTGCGGGTCAAGGCGCTCGAGCGGACGCTGCGCGCGGGCGCGACGGTGACGGTCTCGCTGGCCAAGCCGGGCTACGCGACCAAGCGCATCGTGTTGACGATGCGCCGCGGCAAGGCGCCGGCGAGGGCGGAGAGCTGCCTGATCCCTGGCGCCGACGGCAAGTCCAAGAGCGAGCCATGTCCGGCAGCGTGA